A single window of Chloroflexota bacterium DNA harbors:
- the hydA gene encoding dihydropyrimidinase, producing the protein MTILIKHGAVVTGGATVMADVLIDGETIAAIGANLSAGGADSVDASGLFVLPGGIDVHTHLDLPVSGTVSSDDFYTGQRAAAFGGTTTHIDFAIQPRDGSLRDGVEAWQRKADGKACIDYGFHANVSNFRDELLDELPGLLADGVSSIKLLLAYKGSVQVDDTALFKTLRRCAGSGMLPLVHCENGDAIDVLARDAASRGLTQPTYHAATRPDWCEAEATHRAIMLAALAGSPLYVVHMTCAKSLDALRYGRAQGVSVVGETCPQYFFFTRDNLAAPDFEGAKFVCSPPFRTAADQAALWQAVADGTLSVVSTDHCPFYFDGGKFGAKGKELGRDDFRRIPNGVPGIEERMRLLWHFGVGTGRLTPARFVELTATNPARIFGLYPRKGVIVPGADADIVLWDPAQRHTFSAATQKTRSDYSLYEGWQTIGGPRTVFLRGRAIVEGGQWRGAPGTGQFLRRGPTEWRA; encoded by the coding sequence ATGACCATTCTGATCAAGCACGGTGCGGTCGTCACCGGAGGCGCTACGGTCATGGCCGATGTGCTCATCGACGGTGAGACAATCGCGGCCATCGGCGCCAACCTGAGCGCCGGCGGCGCCGACAGCGTGGACGCCTCGGGGCTGTTCGTCCTGCCCGGCGGCATCGACGTGCACACGCATCTCGACCTGCCGGTGAGCGGCACCGTCTCGTCGGACGATTTTTATACCGGACAGCGGGCGGCGGCGTTCGGCGGCACCACGACGCACATCGACTTCGCGATCCAGCCGCGCGATGGCAGCCTGCGCGACGGCGTCGAGGCGTGGCAGCGCAAGGCAGACGGCAAAGCGTGCATCGACTACGGCTTCCACGCCAACGTGTCGAACTTCCGCGATGAGCTGCTGGACGAGCTGCCCGGTTTGCTGGCCGACGGCGTATCGTCCATCAAACTCCTGCTGGCGTATAAGGGTAGCGTCCAGGTTGACGACACGGCGCTATTCAAGACGCTGCGGCGCTGTGCCGGCAGCGGCATGCTGCCCCTGGTGCACTGCGAGAACGGCGACGCGATTGACGTGCTGGCACGCGATGCAGCCAGCCGCGGGCTGACGCAGCCGACGTACCATGCGGCGACAAGACCGGACTGGTGCGAAGCCGAAGCGACCCACCGCGCGATCATGCTGGCGGCGCTGGCCGGGTCGCCGCTGTATGTCGTGCACATGACCTGCGCCAAGTCGTTGGATGCACTGCGGTACGGGCGCGCGCAGGGCGTTTCCGTGGTCGGCGAGACATGCCCGCAATATTTCTTCTTCACGCGCGACAACCTCGCCGCGCCGGATTTCGAGGGCGCCAAGTTCGTCTGCTCGCCGCCCTTCCGCACTGCCGCCGACCAGGCGGCGCTATGGCAGGCGGTGGCCGATGGCACGCTGTCGGTCGTGTCCACCGATCACTGCCCGTTCTACTTTGATGGCGGAAAGTTCGGCGCCAAAGGCAAGGAGCTTGGGCGCGACGATTTTCGGCGCATTCCCAACGGCGTGCCCGGCATCGAGGAGCGCATGCGCTTGCTCTGGCATTTTGGCGTCGGCACTGGGCGGCTGACGCCGGCGCGCTTCGTCGAGTTGACGGCGACCAACCCGGCGCGCATCTTTGGCTTGTACCCGCGCAAAGGCGTCATCGTACCCGGCGCGGACGCCGACATTGTGTTGTGGGATCCAGCGCAGCGTCATACGTTCTCGGCGGCCACACAGAAGACACGATCAGATTACTCATTGTACGAGGGTTGGCAGACGATCGGTGGCCCGCGCACGGTGTTTCTGCGCGGTCGCGCCATCGTCGAGGGCGGGCAGTGGCGCGGCGCGCCCGGTACAGGGCAATTCCTGCGACGCGGCCCGACAGAGTGGCGAGCGTAA
- the rocF gene encoding arginase has protein sequence MSQPPSRGSIPILSSDRADISLADVTQRKAASTLPSRFHAVHLIGVPMDLGASRRGVDMGPSAVRIAGLQLAIERMQIAVEDRGNIPISLQELAEVGDPRQRYLTEIAAAAKGLAKEVQYSLERGGLPIALGGDHSIALGSIAGASAHYRNQAQKIGLIWLDAHGDLNTAETTPSGNIHGMPLAATLGFGDSALTRLLNFGPKVAIEHCALVGVRELDPGERDLIRNAGLRVFPMSEIDVRGMSAVIEEAITIATRGTAGFHASMDIDFVDPVEAAGVGTPVRGGATYRESHLAMEHIAAARALVSMDMVEINPVIDTRNHTAELAVELITSALGKVIL, from the coding sequence ATGTCGCAACCACCCTCGCGAGGCAGCATACCGATCTTGAGTTCCGACCGGGCCGACATTTCGCTAGCCGACGTCACCCAACGCAAGGCCGCATCGACGCTGCCGTCGCGCTTCCATGCCGTGCACCTGATCGGCGTGCCGATGGACCTGGGCGCCAGTCGGCGTGGCGTCGATATGGGACCGTCAGCGGTGCGCATCGCCGGGCTGCAACTGGCGATCGAGCGCATGCAGATCGCGGTGGAAGATCGCGGCAACATCCCCATTTCGCTGCAGGAACTGGCCGAGGTGGGCGACCCGCGCCAGCGCTACCTGACAGAAATTGCGGCGGCCGCCAAGGGACTGGCCAAAGAGGTGCAATACTCGCTGGAGCGCGGCGGACTGCCAATCGCGCTGGGCGGCGACCACTCGATCGCGCTCGGCAGTATTGCCGGCGCCTCGGCGCACTATCGCAATCAGGCACAGAAGATCGGCCTGATCTGGCTCGATGCACACGGCGACCTGAACACGGCCGAAACGACGCCCAGCGGCAACATTCACGGGATGCCGCTCGCCGCCACGCTCGGCTTTGGCGATAGCGCCCTGACGCGCCTGCTGAACTTCGGGCCCAAGGTCGCCATCGAGCACTGCGCGCTCGTCGGCGTGCGCGAGCTCGATCCCGGCGAGCGCGACCTGATCCGCAATGCCGGGCTGCGCGTCTTTCCGATGAGCGAGATCGACGTACGCGGCATGAGCGCCGTCATCGAGGAAGCGATCACCATCGCCACGCGCGGCACGGCCGGCTTCCACGCGAGCATGGATATCGATTTCGTGGACCCGGTCGAGGCGGCCGGCGTCGGCACGCCGGTGCGCGGCGGAGCGACCTACCGCGAATCGCACCTGGCGATGGAGCATATCGCCGCGGCCCGCGCGCTGGTATCCATGGACATGGTCGAGATCAACCCTGTGATTGACACCCGCAATCACACCGCCGAACTGGCGGTGGAACTTATCACGTCAGCGCTGGGCAAGGTTATCCTTTGA
- the rpsU gene encoding 30S ribosomal protein S21 produces MTVLIRPGESQESLLKRFRKEVADSRVLSTYRKKRWYVSKSEEKRKAKQRATRKARRKEQQAQQREY; encoded by the coding sequence ATGACCGTTCTCATCAGACCGGGCGAATCCCAGGAAAGCCTTCTCAAGCGGTTCCGCAAGGAAGTGGCCGACAGCCGCGTCCTCAGCACTTATCGCAAGAAACGCTGGTATGTTTCCAAAAGCGAGGAGAAGCGCAAGGCCAAGCAGCGCGCCACGCGCAAAGCTCGCCGCAAGGAACAGCAGGCGCAACAGCGCGAGTATTAA
- the gyrA gene encoding DNA gyrase subunit A, which produces MGIGTVKQIDIDQTMQVAYLDYAMSVIVARALPDVRDGLKPVQRRVLYAMYDMGLRHNSPYKKSARIVGEVLGKYHPHGDAAVYDAMVRLAQDFSMRYPLVDGQGNFGSVDGDSAAAMRYTEARLSAIAQDVLNDIEKDTVNFSDNFDGSLKEPAILPSALPNLLVNGSTGIAVGMATNIPPHNLSEVCDALSYLIDNYKQLDRIDVDDLMKFVHGPDFPTAGLVYRYAGGKDSEDNIKQAYATGKGRVIVQAKTHFEELSRGRSSIIITELPYQVNKTSLIERIAELVRDGRIDGISDLRDESDRQGMRVVIELTRTVGPEAVLKQLYKYTPLQTTFGITMLALVDGEPKLLPLKRALQLFIEHRRTIITRRSEHDLRKAEERGHILEGLLIALAHLDEVIKTIRQAPDTDTARERLMKRFKLSERQATAILDLQLRRLAALERQKIEEEHKEIKQLIAHLKDLLAHPQKILLLIKEDMADLKAIYGDKRRSTIVEGELGEVKPEDLIADVPVMVMGLQNGRVTRLLNPGRRSRAEKELAWYGLANNRDELLLLSQRGRGFRARVSQIPDQTQNADGVPAGTLASIESDERLICAVALPPLPEGAEAYLVTASKRGQVKRSALSELGGTRASGTVAMKLDDGDELVGAAISNGADEYLLVTSDGNAICFGEDQVRPMGLVAGGVAGVKLADNATVVGFGLASAGTDLVTVSASGHGKRTKLSEYPRQNRHGVGVRTAELNARSGPLVGAWVAGDEDQATLLSAKGTALVTQAKLIGRAGRVKKGATLVELKQGDTVQRLIALAARAAITGGTPAAAPEPPAKKAPTPPSDDNKPAGTQPATSLNKPASRTEKTSGPSHQPKSASTRRRR; this is translated from the coding sequence ATGGGCATCGGAACCGTCAAGCAAATCGATATCGACCAGACGATGCAGGTCGCGTATCTCGATTACGCGATGAGCGTCATCGTGGCCCGCGCACTGCCGGACGTCCGCGACGGGCTCAAGCCGGTGCAGCGCCGCGTGCTGTACGCCATGTACGACATGGGGTTGCGCCACAATTCGCCGTACAAGAAATCGGCGCGTATCGTCGGCGAGGTGCTGGGCAAGTACCACCCGCACGGTGATGCGGCGGTCTACGATGCGATGGTGCGGCTGGCGCAGGACTTCTCCATGCGTTACCCGCTGGTCGACGGGCAGGGCAACTTCGGATCGGTCGATGGCGACAGCGCCGCCGCCATGCGCTATACCGAAGCCCGGCTGTCGGCCATCGCGCAGGACGTGTTGAATGATATCGAGAAGGACACGGTCAATTTCAGCGACAATTTCGACGGCTCGCTGAAGGAACCGGCCATCCTGCCGTCCGCGCTCCCCAACCTGCTGGTCAACGGCTCAACCGGCATCGCCGTCGGGATGGCCACGAACATCCCCCCGCATAATCTCAGTGAAGTTTGCGACGCCCTCAGCTACCTGATCGACAACTATAAACAACTCGATCGGATCGATGTCGACGATCTCATGAAGTTCGTGCACGGCCCGGACTTTCCGACGGCCGGTCTGGTGTACCGCTACGCCGGCGGCAAGGATTCCGAGGACAATATTAAGCAGGCGTACGCCACCGGCAAAGGCCGCGTGATCGTGCAGGCCAAGACGCACTTCGAAGAGCTGTCGCGCGGGCGCTCCAGCATCATCATCACCGAATTGCCGTACCAGGTAAACAAGACCAGCCTGATCGAGCGCATCGCCGAGCTGGTGCGCGACGGACGCATTGACGGCATCAGCGACCTGCGCGATGAGTCGGACCGCCAGGGCATGCGTGTGGTCATCGAACTGACGCGTACCGTGGGCCCCGAAGCGGTGTTAAAGCAGTTGTACAAATACACGCCGCTGCAAACGACGTTCGGCATCACGATGCTGGCGCTGGTGGACGGCGAGCCCAAGCTGCTGCCGCTGAAGCGCGCGCTGCAATTGTTCATCGAGCACCGGCGCACGATTATCACGCGCCGCTCGGAGCACGATCTGCGCAAAGCCGAGGAGCGCGGGCACATCCTGGAAGGGCTGCTGATCGCACTGGCGCACCTCGACGAGGTGATCAAGACGATCCGGCAGGCGCCGGACACCGACACCGCGCGCGAGCGATTGATGAAACGCTTCAAGCTCAGCGAGCGGCAGGCCACGGCCATCCTCGACCTGCAACTGCGACGCCTGGCGGCCCTCGAGCGGCAGAAGATCGAGGAAGAGCACAAAGAGATCAAGCAGCTGATCGCGCACTTGAAAGATCTGCTGGCCCACCCGCAAAAGATTCTCCTGCTGATCAAGGAGGACATGGCCGATCTGAAGGCCATCTACGGCGACAAGCGCCGCTCCACGATTGTGGAAGGCGAGCTGGGCGAAGTGAAACCGGAAGACCTGATTGCCGATGTGCCTGTGATGGTGATGGGTCTGCAGAACGGCCGTGTCACGCGCCTGCTCAATCCGGGGCGGCGCTCGCGCGCGGAAAAAGAGCTGGCGTGGTACGGCCTGGCCAACAACCGCGACGAGCTGCTGCTGCTTTCGCAGCGCGGGCGCGGCTTCCGCGCGCGCGTATCGCAGATCCCCGATCAGACGCAGAACGCGGATGGCGTGCCGGCCGGCACGCTGGCATCGATCGAAAGCGATGAGCGCCTGATCTGTGCCGTGGCACTGCCGCCGCTGCCGGAAGGCGCGGAAGCGTATCTGGTGACTGCGTCGAAGCGCGGGCAGGTCAAGCGCTCGGCGTTGAGCGAACTGGGCGGCACCCGCGCCAGTGGCACCGTCGCGATGAAACTGGACGACGGCGACGAACTGGTTGGCGCGGCCATAAGCAACGGCGCGGATGAGTATTTGCTGGTAACGAGCGACGGCAACGCCATCTGCTTCGGCGAGGATCAGGTGCGACCGATGGGCCTGGTCGCCGGCGGTGTGGCAGGCGTCAAGCTGGCCGACAATGCCACCGTGGTCGGTTTTGGCCTGGCCAGTGCCGGCACCGATCTGGTCACTGTATCGGCATCCGGCCACGGCAAACGCACCAAGCTGTCCGAGTACCCCAGGCAGAACCGCCACGGTGTCGGCGTCCGGACGGCAGAACTCAATGCACGCAGCGGCCCGCTGGTCGGCGCGTGGGTGGCCGGTGATGAAGACCAGGCCACCTTACTGTCGGCCAAAGGCACCGCGCTGGTGACGCAGGCCAAACTCATTGGCCGGGCCGGCCGGGTCAAGAAGGGCGCGACGCTGGTCGAACTTAAGCAGGGCGACACGGTTCAGCGTCTCATCGCGCTGGCCGCGCGCGCAGCAATTACGGGCGGCACACCCGCAGCGGCGCCCGAGCCGCCCGCGAAAAAAGCGCCCACGCCACCATCAGACGACAACAAGCCGGCGGGCACTCAGCCCGCGACGTCCTTGAACAAACCAGCATCCCGGACCGAGAAAACCTCGGGTCCGTCCCATCAGCCGAAGAGTGCAAGCACAAGGAGGCGGAGATGA
- a CDS encoding PH domain-containing protein has product MPSYVDSLMGNNERVVFTTRKHMIVIARTLFWTGLVAIVIIVASIIGSMFMPLAAFLGALVIVPIVQLIMTILVWSREQYIVTNRRVMRVEGILNKNVADSSLEKVNDVVMVQSWLGRLLDYGNVDIITGSDVGINHFEQIAGPVAFKREMLNQKEAMGVMNDVGAREKRILESDAPTKGDIPELIAELDELRKKGIINDAEFAAKKDDLLKRM; this is encoded by the coding sequence ATGCCAAGCTACGTCGATAGTCTGATGGGCAATAACGAGCGCGTCGTGTTTACCACGCGCAAGCACATGATTGTGATCGCCCGTACGCTATTCTGGACCGGCCTCGTTGCGATTGTCATCATCGTTGCATCAATCATTGGCAGCATGTTTATGCCGTTGGCTGCCTTCCTCGGCGCCCTCGTCATCGTGCCGATCGTGCAGTTGATCATGACGATCCTGGTATGGTCGCGGGAGCAGTACATCGTCACCAACCGCCGCGTGATGCGGGTCGAAGGCATACTGAACAAGAATGTGGCCGACTCGTCGCTGGAGAAGGTCAATGACGTGGTCATGGTCCAATCGTGGCTTGGCCGGCTGCTGGACTACGGCAATGTCGACATCATTACCGGCAGCGACGTGGGCATCAACCACTTCGAGCAGATCGCCGGGCCGGTCGCCTTCAAGCGCGAGATGCTGAACCAGAAAGAAGCGATGGGCGTCATGAACGATGTGGGCGCCCGGGAAAAGCGGATTCTGGAAAGCGACGCGCCCACCAAGGGCGACATCCCCGAACTGATTGCCGAGCTCGACGAACTGCGCAAGAAAGGCATCATAAACGATGCCGAGTTTGCGGCCAAGAAAGACGACTTGCTCAAGCGCATGTAG
- a CDS encoding aminotransferase class III-fold pyridoxal phosphate-dependent enzyme, with translation MTMNAAEINRLNKEYTLFEWSAQANYQPIAVTRAKGSEFWDADGKRYLDFNSQLMNVNIGHGDERVIKAIQDQAARLSYVSPYHATDVRGQLGELLAQITPGDLRKSFFTLGGAEANENAIKMARLVTGRHKIIARYRAFHGATAGAMTLTGDPRRWPSEPGIPGVVRAMDPYRYRCRWCGDKPACTLDCLGHIEDIIQFEGPQNVAAVIVEGVAGTNGIIVPPDGYMQGLRELTARHGIVLIVDEVMSGFGRTGEWFACDHWGVTPDIMTVAKGLTSGYAPLGATIVNERIARHFDDHVLWGGLTYGGHALSCAAGIACINVYKEDRLIERAKAMGKYLGEQLEALKQKHPSVGDVRYLGLFSIAEIVRDPATREPMAPFNATAAQMGPMAEVNKFFRANGLYTFVRWNTFFVNPPLCVTKEELDEGLAIIDRALEITDDYVIV, from the coding sequence ATGACCATGAACGCCGCCGAGATCAACCGGCTCAACAAGGAATACACGCTGTTCGAGTGGAGCGCACAAGCCAACTACCAGCCAATCGCCGTTACGCGCGCCAAAGGCTCCGAGTTCTGGGACGCCGACGGGAAGCGCTACCTCGACTTCAACTCGCAGTTGATGAACGTCAACATCGGTCACGGCGACGAGCGCGTGATCAAGGCGATACAGGATCAGGCCGCGCGCCTGTCGTACGTGTCGCCGTACCATGCCACCGACGTGCGCGGCCAACTGGGCGAGTTGCTGGCGCAGATCACGCCGGGCGACCTCCGGAAGTCGTTCTTCACACTGGGCGGCGCCGAAGCCAACGAGAACGCCATCAAGATGGCGCGCCTCGTCACCGGACGGCACAAGATCATTGCGCGCTACCGCGCCTTCCACGGCGCCACGGCCGGCGCCATGACGCTGACCGGCGACCCGCGCCGCTGGCCCAGCGAGCCGGGCATCCCCGGCGTCGTGCGTGCCATGGACCCCTACCGCTACCGCTGCCGCTGGTGCGGGGACAAGCCGGCCTGCACGCTCGACTGCCTGGGCCACATCGAGGACATCATCCAGTTTGAGGGGCCGCAGAACGTGGCCGCGGTCATTGTCGAGGGCGTCGCCGGCACCAACGGCATCATCGTGCCGCCCGACGGCTACATGCAGGGACTGCGCGAGTTGACCGCCCGGCACGGCATCGTGCTGATCGTGGACGAGGTGATGAGCGGGTTCGGACGCACCGGCGAATGGTTCGCCTGCGACCACTGGGGCGTGACGCCGGACATCATGACGGTGGCGAAGGGCCTGACCAGCGGCTACGCGCCGCTCGGCGCGACCATCGTCAACGAGCGCATTGCCCGGCACTTCGACGACCATGTGCTGTGGGGCGGCCTGACCTACGGCGGCCACGCGCTGAGCTGCGCGGCCGGCATCGCGTGCATCAATGTCTACAAAGAAGACCGCCTGATCGAGCGCGCGAAGGCGATGGGGAAATACCTGGGCGAGCAACTGGAAGCGCTCAAACAGAAGCACCCGTCGGTCGGGGACGTGCGCTACCTCGGCCTGTTCTCCATTGCCGAGATCGTGCGCGACCCCGCGACCAGGGAGCCCATGGCGCCGTTCAATGCCACGGCGGCACAGATGGGGCCGATGGCCGAGGTCAACAAGTTCTTCCGCGCCAACGGGCTGTACACATTTGTGCGCTGGAACACGTTCTTCGTCAATCCGCCGCTGTGCGTCACGAAGGAAGAACTGGACGAAGGTCTCGCGATCATCGACCGCGCGCTGGAGATTACCGACGACTACGTCATCGTGTAG
- a CDS encoding coenzyme F420-0:L-glutamate ligase: protein MLTTAVKTPRIEIGQALLPVLLDALPRALRDRDILCVTSKVVALEQSRCVKLADVVVSEAARSLPQLAYSKDFKTYPGLAQLILDESDSLFQARFVYVTLRHSIFIANAGIDLSNVPDGYAVLWPRAPWQWARAFRDTLRQRFGITQLGIVVTDSHVVPFRRGVLGIALAWSGFEGVESQVGKPDLYGKPLRYTEKAVADDLATASILVSGESDEATPFVLHEDVPATFTDRAFDDAEYYIAPANDLYAGIYAPEFERFAR, encoded by the coding sequence ATGCTCACGACTGCGGTCAAGACGCCGCGCATCGAGATCGGACAGGCGTTGCTGCCCGTGCTGCTGGATGCGCTGCCGCGCGCACTGCGCGATCGGGATATCCTATGCGTGACGTCCAAAGTCGTGGCGCTTGAACAGTCCCGTTGCGTCAAGTTGGCCGATGTTGTCGTCAGCGAAGCGGCGCGCAGTCTGCCTCAACTGGCATATTCCAAGGACTTCAAGACGTATCCGGGCCTGGCGCAACTGATCCTCGACGAATCCGACAGTCTGTTTCAGGCGCGCTTCGTCTATGTCACGCTCCGCCACTCGATCTTCATCGCCAACGCCGGGATTGACTTGTCCAATGTGCCGGACGGTTATGCGGTGCTCTGGCCGCGCGCGCCGTGGCAGTGGGCGCGCGCTTTCCGCGACACGCTGCGCCAGCGCTTTGGCATAACCCAACTGGGCATCGTCGTGACCGATTCGCACGTGGTGCCCTTTCGCCGTGGCGTGCTCGGCATCGCCCTGGCATGGAGCGGCTTCGAAGGCGTCGAGAGCCAGGTCGGCAAGCCCGACCTGTACGGCAAACCGTTGCGCTACACCGAGAAGGCGGTGGCCGACGACCTGGCGACGGCGTCGATCCTCGTGAGCGGCGAAAGCGACGAAGCAACGCCGTTCGTGCTGCACGAGGATGTCCCGGCGACGTTTACGGACCGCGCGTTTGACGACGCCGAATACTACATTGCGCCCGCAAACGATCTGTACGCCGGGATTTACGCCCCGGAATTCGAGCGATTTGCCCGCTAA
- a CDS encoding S1 RNA-binding domain-containing protein, which produces MEDLLRQSEYDFVPPKAGDIRQGKIVSIESSRIAVDIGGKKEGIIPSGEIEKLAPELRARLAVGQELNVYIVRGETSDEEAVLSLNQAKSAEDWIKAETMHKSGEIFEGVVSTFNKGGLIVPFGRLRGFIPASQVASRPPGVTVVQQAPAAEGQPPQPIDDSWLQKMVGMKLPLKVIEVDQARRRLIFSERQAVRQWRKSQRERLMEELQEGQVRSGRVSNLTDFGAFVDLGGVDGLIHVSEISYERVKHPSDALHIGQEVSVMVMRIERDKGRIGLSIKRTRPDPWSNISDRYQRGQSVEGTVTNVTDFGAFVQLEPGVEGLVHVSEMQGQPRLRTGEHIALRILNVDPIKQRISLEPKLSDGEGDKR; this is translated from the coding sequence ATGGAAGACCTGCTCCGGCAGAGCGAGTATGACTTCGTTCCGCCCAAGGCCGGCGACATCCGCCAGGGCAAGATCGTCTCAATCGAATCAAGCCGCATTGCCGTCGACATTGGCGGCAAGAAGGAGGGCATTATCCCCTCCGGTGAGATTGAGAAGCTGGCCCCGGAATTGCGCGCGCGGCTGGCCGTGGGCCAGGAGCTCAATGTCTACATTGTGCGCGGCGAGACCTCCGATGAGGAAGCTGTTCTGTCCCTCAATCAAGCCAAATCAGCCGAAGACTGGATCAAAGCTGAGACGATGCACAAGTCGGGCGAGATTTTTGAGGGCGTGGTCAGCACGTTCAACAAGGGCGGCCTCATCGTGCCGTTCGGGCGCCTGCGCGGCTTTATCCCCGCCTCGCAGGTGGCTTCGCGGCCGCCTGGCGTGACGGTGGTCCAGCAGGCCCCGGCGGCCGAAGGCCAGCCCCCGCAGCCGATTGACGATAGCTGGCTGCAGAAGATGGTCGGCATGAAGCTGCCGCTGAAGGTGATCGAGGTCGATCAGGCCCGTCGCCGCCTGATCTTCTCGGAGCGGCAGGCGGTGCGCCAGTGGCGCAAGTCGCAGCGCGAGCGCCTGATGGAAGAGTTGCAGGAAGGCCAGGTTCGCAGCGGCCGCGTCAGCAACCTGACGGATTTCGGCGCGTTTGTCGATCTGGGCGGCGTGGACGGCCTGATCCATGTGTCGGAGATCTCCTACGAGCGCGTCAAGCACCCGTCGGACGCTCTGCACATCGGCCAGGAAGTCAGCGTGATGGTGATGCGCATCGAGCGCGACAAGGGGCGCATCGGCCTGAGCATCAAGCGCACGCGCCCCGATCCGTGGTCGAACATCAGCGACCGCTACCAGCGCGGCCAGTCGGTTGAAGGCACCGTGACGAACGTGACCGACTTCGGCGCATTCGTGCAGTTGGAGCCGGGCGTCGAGGGCCTGGTGCATGTCAGCGAAATGCAGGGCCAGCCCCGCCTGCGCACGGGCGAGCACATCGCCCTGCGCATTCTAAACGTCGATCCCATCAAGCAGCGCATCAGCCTCGAGCCGAAGTTGTCCGACGGCGAGGGCGACAAGCGCTAA